GACCTGCATCGACTCGATCCCTGCCAGACCGGCAGCGCCGCCGACATGTTCGACAGGTTCCTGGGCTGGCCGAACCGACTGAACCGGCGCTACCGGGTGACCCGGACGAGCGTGCGTGGCGACCGGCCCCCGACGGTCAGTCGGTAGGACCGGACAGGGCCCGGGGACGGCCGACGCCTACGGCCGTCCCCGAGCTGCCCATACGCAGTCGTCAGCTGGTCATCATTGCGAGCATCTGCTGGATGCCGCCCTGCCGGGAGGCGCGTACCCGCTCGCCGAAGGCCTTGGTCTCGGCGTTCTTGCCGCCGCTGCGGACCAGGTTGGCCAGTTCCATCGCGTTGTGCTGGTGCGCCAGGAAGAGGCTCAGGAAGGACGTGTCGAACTCGGCGTCCTTGACCGTCGTCAACGCCTCGATCTCGGCCGGTCCGGTGCCGGGCAGTCCACCGTGGTGGGCGTGCAGGTTGGGCGCGGTGTCGACCTCGGTGGACTTGCCCCAGCTCCTGAGCCAGCCCTCGATCATCTTCAGCTCGTCGGACTCGGTGACCTGCACCGCCTGGGCGAGCGTCTTCAACTCCGGGTCCTGGGCGCGCTTCACGGCGGTGGCGGTCATCTGCAGGGCCTGCCGCTGGTGGTGGACGAACATCTGCAGGAACATCACGTCGGTGTCGTTGTACTCGTCGCCGGCCGTGATCTCGGCGACCGTCGTGTCACTCGTCGGAGCGGGCGGCGGCTGCGCGGCGGGTGACCCGCAGGCGCCGAGCAGGAACGGTACGACCAGGGCTGCCGCGACCAGTCGGCGCCTCACAGCGGGAGCCACAGCGCGAGGGTGTAGATCGAGGGCTCCCAGCTGTTGATCGCGGTGTGGCCCTGGCGGCACTCGTACCGCCTGCCCTCGAACGTCACCACGTCGCCGGTGCGGTAGCTGACCCCGGCGGCCCAGGCGTCACCGCCCGCTGCCGGCGGCGGGGCCGCGCTGGTCGGTGCGGCGGTGGTCGGCGTGGTGCCGGGCCGGGTGGGTGCGGTGGTGGGCGCCGTGGTGGGCGCGGCCGTGGGCGGTGCGGTGGTGGGCGCGGCGGTGGTCGGCCGGGGGGCGGGCGCGGCACCGCCGCCACCGACGATCAGGTCGACGCAGTTGTAGAAGGCCATCGGGGTGTCGCCGATGTTCCAGACCGCGAGCAGCCGTTGGCGGCCGGGGAAGTTGCTCAGGTCGATGGTGTGCGACACGGTCGCGTCCGGCTGGGCGTTGCCCTCGTCGATCTCGGCGACCAGTCTGCCGTCGATGAAGTACTGCCAGTCGGCGGTCCGGTGCCGGGCGGTCAGCACCCAGGTGAGGGTCACCGAACTGCCCACGTTCCGGGCCGGCCAGTCGCGGGACTCGTCGGAGAGGACGGACCACTGGGCCACTCCGCCGTCGCACCGCTGGGAGCCCTTGGGTGCCTCGACGCTCTGCGGCTCGAACTGGATCGGGCCGCAGTCGGTGACCGTTCCGGCCGCGCACAACGCCTGTCGGCTGGGCGGGTTGGAGACGTATCCGTGGGCCTGGGCGGGCGAGGAGACCGCCAGGGACGAGGCGACCATGCCGAGGGCCACCAGTGGGTAGGTGATCTTCCTGCGCATCTGAACTCCGTACGGCTCGCTGCGGCTGTGACGGCGAGGACGCTAGTGCGCGGTTCCATAAAGGAGCCTTAACGGCTCCGAAAAGGATCATGAAAGGCGGCTGCTGCTCCCGAGTCGCTCCGGAGCGTGGTCGACCGTCCCGAGCAGGATGCCGACCCGGGCACCGCCGAGCGGACTGCGGGTGACCACCAGGTGACCGCCCGACGTCTCGGCGGCGCGCCGCACGATGTCGAGACCGAGGCCGGTCGACCCGGCGGCGCTCACACCCCGCTGCACCGCCCGTGCCGGGTCGGCGATGCCCGGCCCGGCGTCGTCCACCAGTACCCCGTCGGGCGAGACGCTGACCCGGAAGGCGGCACCGTCCGGGGTGTGCGCGAAGACGTTGCCGAGCATCGCGTCCACCACCAGGATCAGTTCGCTGCGCGGCATCGGCAGGACCACCGGTACGTCGCCACCGGTCACCTCCCACGGACGCTCCTGGTCCTCGGCCAGCACCGACCAGAACGCCAGCCGGTCGGCCAGCACCTCCACCAGGTCGGCGCTCTGCCCGTCCCGCCCGTCGGTGCCGCGCCGCACCCCACGGATGATCGAATCGAGTTCCTCGTCGAGCAGGTCGCAGGCCTGCCGCATCCGCTCGCCTATCGGGCCCGGCGGCATCGCCTCGGCGTCCAGACGCAGCGCGGTCAGCGGCGTCCGCAACCGGTGGGAGAGGTCGGCCGCCAACTCGCGCTCCCGGTTCATCAGCAGCCGCAGGTCGTCGGCCATCGCGTTGAACGACCGGGCCGCGTCCTGGAGTTCCCGGGGGCCGTTCGGCTCCGCCCGGGCGGTCAGGTCGCCGCCGCCGAGCCGCCGCGCCGACGCGGACAGGTCCCGGGTGGCCCGCACCAGCCGGCCGCCGAGCCGGTCGGCGAGCAGCGTCGAACCGGCCACCAGGACGATCGCCAACCCACCGAGGACGACCCAGGCGGTCCGGACGCCCCGGCGCAGGTCGGCCTCGGGCACGTACACCTCGACGATCACGGTGCGGCCGTCGGCCAGCACGGTGGGTTGCAGGTACGCGACACCGTCGCCGGCCGGGGCCAGCACCGACCGGCGGTCCCCGGCGGCGCTGCGTACCTGCGCGTCGGTGACGTGGGTGACGCCGATCGGCGCGTTGTCCGGCAGGTGCACGGCGAGCCGTCCGGCGCTGCCCGCCGTGGTGCTGGCCACCGCGTTGGTGAGCAGCATCGGGTCGGCGTCCATGCCCAGCACGGTGACCAGGGCGGTGGCCTGCTGGCGAGCTTCGCTGACGGCCCGGTCCCGGGCGATCTGCCCGGTGGCGATGGCCAGCGGCACCAGGAAGGCCAGCGCCACCATCGAGGTGATGGCGATGGCCAGCCGGTTCAGGGCCCACCTCATCGGGGTTCGACCATCATCACGCCGACCCCGCGTACGGTCCGCAGGAAGCGTGGCCGGGCGGCCGTCTCCCCGAGCTTGCGACGCAGCCAGGAGATGTGCACGTCGATGGTCTGTTCCTCGCCGATCTGCGCCTGGTGCCAGACCTCGTTCATCAGCTCCCGGCGGCTGACCACCTGACCGACCCGCTCGGCCAGGTACGCCAGCACGTCGAACTCGCGTCGGGTCAGTTGCAGGGGTTGCCCGTGTAGTTCGGCCAGGCGTTGCCGGGGACGGATGGTCAGCTCGCCCACGGTGATCGACGGCGGGGTCTCGTTCGCGGTGGGCCGGGCCCGGCGGAGCACCGCGTCGATGCGAGCCAGGATGTGTCCACCGGAGAACGGCTTGGTCACGTAGTCGTCGGCACCGGCGCCGAGCAGGCTGATGATGTCGGTCTCGGAGCGGCGCGCGGTCGCCACGATGACCGGTACGTCGGAGACCGAACGGATCATCCGCAGCGCGTCGGCACCGTCGATGTCGGGTAGCCCGAGATCGAGGATGACCAGGTTCGGTCGCTCGGTGCTGACGATCCGCAACGCCTCGGCGGCGTGCCCGGCGGGCCGTACCACGTGACCGGCGTCGGTCAGCGCACGGGTGAGGGCGGCCGCGATGTTCCGGTCGTCCTCGACCAGCAGGATCATCGCCATGGCGTACACCATATGGGTAGATGAGACGATGTCTTTGTGCGATCTTCCTGGTGGGCGCCGATCACGGGATGGTGCGTCGCCACCGCGTCGAGCATCGTGCTCGCGTCGATGGCGATCCTGCCCGTGCTGCGGGAGCCGGTCGCCCAGGACCGGACGCTGAGTCCACCACCTGCGGCGCAGACGCCCGGACCGCCGACGCCACTGCCCTCGTCGACACCGCCGCCGACGACGTCGGCGTCACCGCGACCCCGCGTGAGCCCGACCCCGACCCCGAGCGCCACGCCGGAGTCGGTGGAGAGCCGCCGCCCGACGACCAGACCGAGCCGGACCACGGCCCCGACCGTGACCACCGAGGACGGTTGGACGGTGACGGTGGGCGACGACGGCGTCCGCAGCTACGTCCGCTCGTTCCGGGTGGAGGGCGGCCAGGCGGTCGTCCGGATGACCTCGGCGGGCGTGGTCGAGCTGGTCACGGCGACCCCGGCGGACGGGTACGCGGTGCAGAAGGTGCAGAACTCGCCGGACAACATGGCGGTCTACTTCAACGCGCCGAACAGCAGCTTCATCATCCACGCGATCTGGTGGGACGACCGCCCGTTCGTGCAGGTGAGCAAGGTCGGCTCGTAGGGTCGGTGCCGCGCGGTCGCTCAGAACAGGGTGGTGGGCTCCACCGGGATCGGCTCGGGCAGGGGCGTCAGCTCGGGCACGCGGGCACGGACCTCGTCGTGGAAGCGGCGGGCGAGCACCGGCGCGTCGGCGTTGTCGGGGGTGTGCACGAACATGGTGGGGGAGCGGCCCTCGCGCAGCCAGTCCACGGTGACGTCGACCCAGTGCTGCCAGCCCTCGACCGTCCGGTCCGTGTCGTCGCGGCCGAGGTAGCGCACGATGGGCCGGTCGGTCAGCGCGTGGGTGCGCAACGGCATCCGTGGCTTCTTGGTCCAGGCGTCGCGCTCGGCGTCACTGGTCGGCGGGTCGGCGAAGAAGGCGGTGGTGTCGAACGGCACCCATTCGGCGTCCGCCTCGTCGAGCGTGGTCTCCAGCAGCCGGACCGCGTGCGGCTCGGTGAAGAAGGCGGGATGGCGGACCTCCACCACGGCTCGGTGGGTGGCGGGCAGTCGGCGCAGGAAGCGGGCCAGCGTGGGTACGTCGTCCGGGCCGAACGAGCCGGGAAGCTGCACCCAGAGGGCGTGGGCACGCGGGCCGAGCGGTGCCATCGCGTCCAGGAACACCCGCATCGGCTCGGTGACGTCGGTGAGCCGGCGCTCGTGCGTCACCAGTTTGGGCAGCTTGACCACGAACCGGAAGTCCGGATCGGTCTGCTGCGCCCAGGTGGCGACGGTGTCCCGGGTCGGGGTGGCGTAGAACGTCGTGTTGCCCTCGACCGCGTCGCACCACCCGGCGTAGTGGCGCAGCCGTTCGGAGGTCGGCAACGGGTGCGCCAGCAGCCGACCCTGCCAGGACTTGTGCGTCCACATCGCACACCCGACGTGCAGCCGCATACCGCCGACTCCTTCCTCCGCCCCTGGCCCGGCGACAGTGCGGGCACCCGGCCGGGCTTGCTGCGCGGCCCGGTGCGGCGCGACCCCGGCTTGACGTACCGTAGCCGGGTGTCCGTTGGCCGGCCGCGTCAGCGGGCCGGGCCGGCGGAGTCGCCCGGGGCGAGGGACGCGATGAAGTCGAGAATGCGCTGGTTGACCAGCTCGGGACGTTCCAGCGGCAGCCCGTGGCCGGCACCGGTCACGATCTCGGTGCGGACCGAGGGGATCAGCTCCGCCGCCCGGGCCGCCGCCCGACGGGGATCCAGCAACGAACTG
Above is a window of Verrucosispora sp. NA02020 DNA encoding:
- a CDS encoding lytic polysaccharide monooxygenase produces the protein MRRKITYPLVALGMVASSLAVSSPAQAHGYVSNPPSRQALCAAGTVTDCGPIQFEPQSVEAPKGSQRCDGGVAQWSVLSDESRDWPARNVGSSVTLTWVLTARHRTADWQYFIDGRLVAEIDEGNAQPDATVSHTIDLSNFPGRQRLLAVWNIGDTPMAFYNCVDLIVGGGGAAPAPRPTTAAPTTAPPTAAPTTAPTTAPTRPGTTPTTAAPTSAAPPPAAGGDAWAAGVSYRTGDVVTFEGRRYECRQGHTAINSWEPSIYTLALWLPL
- a CDS encoding DNA mismatch repair protein MutL, with product MRSSWWAPITGWCVATASSIVLASMAILPVLREPVAQDRTLSPPPAAQTPGPPTPLPSSTPPPTTSASPRPRVSPTPTPSATPESVESRRPTTRPSRTTAPTVTTEDGWTVTVGDDGVRSYVRSFRVEGGQAVVRMTSAGVVELVTATPADGYAVQKVQNSPDNMAVYFNAPNSSFIIHAIWWDDRPFVQVSKVGS
- a CDS encoding DUF72 domain-containing protein, producing the protein MWTHKSWQGRLLAHPLPTSERLRHYAGWCDAVEGNTTFYATPTRDTVATWAQQTDPDFRFVVKLPKLVTHERRLTDVTEPMRVFLDAMAPLGPRAHALWVQLPGSFGPDDVPTLARFLRRLPATHRAVVEVRHPAFFTEPHAVRLLETTLDEADAEWVPFDTTAFFADPPTSDAERDAWTKKPRMPLRTHALTDRPIVRYLGRDDTDRTVEGWQHWVDVTVDWLREGRSPTMFVHTPDNADAPVLARRFHDEVRARVPELTPLPEPIPVEPTTLF
- a CDS encoding response regulator transcription factor, which encodes MAMILLVEDDRNIAAALTRALTDAGHVVRPAGHAAEALRIVSTERPNLVILDLGLPDIDGADALRMIRSVSDVPVIVATARRSETDIISLLGAGADDYVTKPFSGGHILARIDAVLRRARPTANETPPSITVGELTIRPRQRLAELHGQPLQLTRREFDVLAYLAERVGQVVSRRELMNEVWHQAQIGEEQTIDVHISWLRRKLGETAARPRFLRTVRGVGVMMVEPR
- a CDS encoding DUF305 domain-containing protein translates to MAPAVRRRLVAAALVVPFLLGACGSPAAQPPPAPTSDTTVAEITAGDEYNDTDVMFLQMFVHHQRQALQMTATAVKRAQDPELKTLAQAVQVTESDELKMIEGWLRSWGKSTEVDTAPNLHAHHGGLPGTGPAEIEALTTVKDAEFDTSFLSLFLAHQHNAMELANLVRSGGKNAETKAFGERVRASRQGGIQQMLAMMTS
- a CDS encoding HAMP domain-containing sensor histidine kinase, giving the protein MRWALNRLAIAITSMVALAFLVPLAIATGQIARDRAVSEARQQATALVTVLGMDADPMLLTNAVASTTAGSAGRLAVHLPDNAPIGVTHVTDAQVRSAAGDRRSVLAPAGDGVAYLQPTVLADGRTVIVEVYVPEADLRRGVRTAWVVLGGLAIVLVAGSTLLADRLGGRLVRATRDLSASARRLGGGDLTARAEPNGPRELQDAARSFNAMADDLRLLMNRERELAADLSHRLRTPLTALRLDAEAMPPGPIGERMRQACDLLDEELDSIIRGVRRGTDGRDGQSADLVEVLADRLAFWSVLAEDQERPWEVTGGDVPVVLPMPRSELILVVDAMLGNVFAHTPDGAAFRVSVSPDGVLVDDAGPGIADPARAVQRGVSAAGSTGLGLDIVRRAAETSGGHLVVTRSPLGGARVGILLGTVDHAPERLGSSSRLS